A single window of Syntrophotalea acetylenica DNA harbors:
- the pyrF gene encoding orotidine-5'-phosphate decarboxylase, which produces MQAEARKRLIFALDVESRVAAEEWVRRLRGKVGIFKVGKQLFTRCGPDVVRMVQDHDGEVFLDLKFHDIPNTVAKAAVEACRLGVRMFNVHALGGRAMMTEAAQAVRECHAAGEGASPLLLGVTILTSADDQALREVGIDRPVAEMVPRLAALASSSGLDGVVASPREVGLIRHACGSDFTIVTPGVRPCFAESNDQQRIMTPAQAIEAGSDFLVVGRPIAAAADPVVAAQLIVEEMAAALAKD; this is translated from the coding sequence ATGCAGGCTGAAGCTCGCAAGAGATTGATATTTGCCCTTGATGTCGAATCACGGGTTGCGGCGGAAGAATGGGTACGTCGTTTGCGTGGAAAAGTCGGGATCTTCAAGGTCGGCAAGCAGCTTTTCACCCGCTGCGGTCCCGATGTGGTGCGCATGGTTCAGGATCATGACGGTGAAGTTTTCCTGGATCTGAAGTTTCACGATATCCCCAACACTGTGGCCAAGGCGGCTGTCGAGGCTTGCCGGCTCGGAGTGCGGATGTTCAACGTGCATGCGTTGGGAGGCCGTGCCATGATGACTGAAGCCGCGCAGGCGGTTCGTGAGTGTCATGCCGCGGGGGAGGGGGCTTCGCCGTTGCTGCTTGGCGTGACGATTCTTACCTCCGCCGACGACCAGGCGCTGCGTGAGGTTGGCATCGATCGTCCGGTGGCGGAAATGGTTCCCAGGCTGGCTGCTCTGGCCAGTTCCTCCGGGCTGGATGGTGTCGTTGCCTCGCCGCGGGAGGTCGGGCTGATTCGACATGCCTGCGGTAGCGATTTTACCATCGTAACGCCCGGGGTGCGTCCCTGCTTTGCCGAAAGCAATGATCAGCAGCGAATCATGACGCCTGCCCAGGCGATTGAGGCGGGTTCCGATTTCCTGGTTGTGGGCAGGCCGATCGCCGCGGCCGCCGATCCTGTGGTGGCGGCACAACTTATTGTCGAAGAGATGGCGGCAGCCTTGGCGAAGGATTGA
- a CDS encoding DUF4388 domain-containing protein, whose protein sequence is MGKINIDGSGRLELPVSVIKEIGAASLELVCHSNAHLLFSNVESGFQLAGVLGEIAMVDVLSFLNMFRKTGVLVVNLAGGKKEVGFLRGEIVSAASSFPEEDICGVLLEMGRLDQEALPKYRQLVCGCEGSGRVLVEKGVIGPKDLWLATRQQVESIVFNLFGAAQGSFFFLEREPEKEKMVRLAMSTQNMIMEGLRRVDERALFMRVIRSMDALPKPTGKPADGLSAEDERLLALVSRGDLDVRGVLRRSGMIEFEGLRALYDLINKGVVSIEDAPATAVAGDLGEILLVFNGALTALYRRVAARNAGFVNEVSNFMRQMPSPFSYVFKDVSLREDGTVDGRKVLTNLSGLEDQDKKRLLAEALSELIYMECMAAQRDLGQAESARLIQKVQEVPRRVKNLLVKKQFSEG, encoded by the coding sequence ATGGGCAAGATAAATATCGACGGCAGTGGACGGTTGGAATTACCGGTATCGGTTATCAAGGAGATTGGAGCCGCATCCCTTGAGCTGGTCTGTCACTCCAACGCTCATTTGCTTTTTTCCAATGTTGAGAGCGGTTTCCAGTTGGCGGGCGTTCTGGGCGAAATCGCCATGGTGGACGTGCTTTCATTCCTCAATATGTTTCGGAAAACCGGAGTCCTGGTAGTCAACCTGGCCGGTGGCAAGAAGGAAGTAGGGTTTTTGCGGGGAGAAATCGTATCCGCGGCAAGCTCTTTTCCCGAGGAAGATATCTGTGGCGTTTTGCTGGAAATGGGACGCCTTGATCAGGAGGCCCTGCCCAAATACCGGCAGCTTGTTTGCGGGTGCGAAGGCAGCGGGCGCGTGCTGGTGGAAAAAGGTGTGATCGGCCCCAAGGATCTCTGGCTGGCTACGCGGCAACAGGTCGAGAGCATCGTGTTCAATCTTTTCGGTGCCGCACAGGGGAGTTTTTTCTTCCTTGAGAGAGAGCCGGAAAAGGAGAAGATGGTGCGCCTCGCCATGAGCACGCAGAATATGATCATGGAGGGGCTGCGCCGGGTTGACGAGCGGGCCTTGTTTATGCGCGTCATCCGGTCCATGGATGCTCTGCCCAAGCCCACCGGCAAGCCGGCTGATGGGCTGTCCGCCGAAGACGAGCGGCTCCTGGCCCTGGTTTCCAGAGGCGATCTCGATGTTCGCGGGGTTTTGAGACGCAGTGGCATGATCGAATTCGAGGGGCTGCGCGCTTTGTACGATCTGATCAACAAAGGGGTGGTTTCCATTGAGGATGCCCCGGCAACGGCCGTTGCCGGAGATCTTGGGGAAATCCTGCTGGTGTTCAACGGCGCTCTGACCGCCCTGTATCGCAGGGTTGCCGCGCGAAATGCCGGTTTTGTTAATGAAGTCAGTAATTTCATGAGACAGATGCCGTCTCCTTTTTCATATGTTTTCAAGGATGTGAGCCTTCGCGAGGACGGTACGGTTGACGGCAGGAAGGTGTTGACCAATCTGTCGGGGTTGGAAGATCAGGACAAAAAGCGCCTGCTGGCTGAAGCTCTCAGCGAATTGATTTACATGGAGTGCATGGCTGCCCAGAGGGACCTGGGGCAGGCTGAATCGGCGCGCCTGATCCAGAAAGTCCAGGAGGTGCCGCGAAGGGTCAAGAACCTCCTGGTCAAGAAACAGTTTTCCGAAGGGTAG
- the tuf gene encoding elongation factor Tu yields MSKAKFERTKPHVNIGTIGHVDHGKTTLTAAITKTMASRGLADFKAFDQIDNAPEERERGITIATAHVEYQTEKRHYAHVDCPGHADYVKNMITGAAQMDGAILVVSAADGPMPQTREHILLARQVGVPAMVVFLNKADMVDDAELMELVELEVRELLSSYDFPGDEIPIIAGSALKALECGCGKEECEACKPILDLMDAVDSYIPEPQRDIDKPFLMPVEDVFSISGRGTVATGRVERGVVKVQEEVEIVGMKPTTKTVVTGVEMFRKLLDQGQAGDNIGVLLRGVKREDIERGQVLAKPGSITPHTKFKAEAYILTKEEGGRHTPFFNGYRPQFYFRTTDVTGICELAEGTEMVMPGDNASMTVNLITPIAMDKELRFAIREGGRTVGAGVVSEIIE; encoded by the coding sequence ATGTCGAAAGCCAAATTTGAAAGAACGAAGCCCCATGTCAATATCGGGACCATTGGTCACGTCGACCATGGGAAAACCACGCTGACGGCAGCTATCACCAAGACCATGGCATCCCGGGGTCTGGCCGATTTCAAGGCCTTCGACCAGATCGACAATGCCCCCGAGGAGCGTGAGCGCGGCATCACCATCGCCACGGCGCATGTCGAGTACCAGACCGAAAAGCGTCACTACGCGCACGTTGACTGCCCGGGCCATGCCGACTACGTCAAGAACATGATCACCGGCGCCGCGCAGATGGACGGAGCCATCCTTGTCGTGTCGGCCGCTGACGGTCCGATGCCGCAGACCCGCGAGCACATTCTGCTCGCCCGCCAGGTTGGCGTGCCGGCCATGGTGGTGTTTCTGAACAAGGCCGACATGGTTGATGATGCCGAACTGATGGAGCTGGTCGAGCTGGAAGTTCGCGAGCTGTTGAGCTCCTACGATTTCCCGGGCGACGAGATCCCCATTATCGCCGGCAGCGCGCTCAAGGCGCTGGAATGCGGCTGCGGCAAAGAGGAATGCGAGGCATGCAAGCCGATCCTCGACCTGATGGACGCGGTCGACAGCTACATTCCGGAGCCGCAGCGCGACATCGACAAGCCGTTCCTGATGCCGGTGGAGGATGTGTTCTCCATTTCTGGTCGCGGTACCGTGGCTACCGGTCGCGTGGAGCGCGGTGTGGTCAAGGTTCAGGAAGAGGTGGAAATCGTCGGCATGAAGCCCACCACCAAAACCGTGGTGACCGGGGTCGAGATGTTTCGCAAGCTGCTCGATCAGGGGCAGGCCGGCGACAACATCGGCGTGCTGCTGCGCGGCGTGAAGCGTGAGGATATCGAGCGTGGCCAGGTTCTGGCCAAGCCCGGCAGCATCACTCCGCACACCAAGTTCAAGGCCGAGGCCTATATCCTCACCAAGGAAGAGGGCGGGCGTCACACGCCTTTCTTCAACGGTTATCGCCCGCAGTTCTACTTCCGGACCACGGACGTGACCGGAATCTGTGAGCTGGCCGAGGGGACCGAAATGGTAATGCCCGGCGACAATGCCAGCATGACCGTAAATCTGATCACCCCGATCGCCATGGACAAAGAGCTGCGTTTCGCCATTCGCGAAGGCGGCCGTACGGTCGGTGCCGGTGTCGTCAGCGAAATCATCGAGTAA
- a CDS encoding proline--tRNA ligase encodes MRYTEYLLPTLKETPSDAEIASHQLMLRAGMIRKLAAGVYNYLPFGLRSIRKVEQIIREEMDRAGAIELLMPMVIPAELWQESGRWEHYGKELLRFADRKDASFCLGPTHEEVITDLVRNTVRSYRQLPLNLYQIQGKFRDEIRPRFGLMRGREFIMKDAYSFDLDEAGADVAYEKMYQAYRRIFERCGLKFRAVEADTGNIGGTSSHEFMVLAASGEDAIVSCDRCEYAANIEKAEVALAPQEPVAPGAELQKVATPGCRTIDEVSTFLRVAPERLVKTLIVQTDTGEVLAVLLQGGHELNDIKLCRLLGCNEVTLAPDDVVGRVTGAPPGFAGPVGLQLRVLADYAVRGMADFVAGANEADAHFVGVNLGRDCAVEQFADLRSARSGDICPRCGGVLEIWRGIEVGHVFKLGSKYSAALGATVLDDQGQERVLFMGCYGIGVGRTVAAAIEQNHDENGIVFPMPIAPFQVLVTVVNPREAEVLDAAERIYADLQALGVEVLLDDRDERPGSKFKDADLIGIPLRLTVGARGLKENAVELQERATGERRMLALAEAPAMVRDMVVAACKKS; translated from the coding sequence ATGCGTTACACCGAATACCTTCTGCCCACACTCAAGGAAACCCCTTCCGATGCGGAAATTGCCAGCCATCAACTGATGCTGAGAGCCGGCATGATTCGCAAGCTCGCCGCCGGCGTCTACAATTATCTGCCTTTCGGGCTGCGTTCCATTCGCAAGGTTGAACAGATCATTCGTGAAGAGATGGACCGTGCCGGTGCCATCGAACTTCTGATGCCGATGGTGATCCCTGCCGAATTGTGGCAGGAATCAGGGCGCTGGGAGCATTACGGCAAGGAATTGCTGCGATTTGCCGATCGCAAGGATGCGTCTTTTTGTCTTGGCCCTACCCATGAGGAAGTGATTACCGACCTGGTACGCAACACCGTACGATCCTATCGTCAGCTGCCCCTCAATCTTTATCAGATCCAGGGCAAGTTCCGCGACGAAATCCGGCCCCGTTTCGGATTGATGCGCGGTCGCGAATTCATCATGAAGGATGCCTACTCCTTCGATCTGGATGAGGCCGGCGCGGATGTGGCTTATGAGAAAATGTACCAGGCCTATCGGCGCATTTTTGAGCGATGCGGCCTCAAGTTCAGAGCCGTGGAGGCGGATACGGGCAATATCGGCGGTACTTCATCCCATGAATTCATGGTACTGGCGGCTTCCGGTGAAGATGCCATCGTGTCCTGCGACCGGTGTGAATATGCCGCCAATATCGAGAAGGCCGAAGTGGCTCTTGCGCCGCAGGAACCGGTTGCGCCCGGTGCCGAGTTGCAAAAAGTCGCAACCCCGGGTTGCAGGACCATCGACGAGGTGTCGACGTTTCTGCGGGTTGCCCCGGAACGCCTGGTTAAAACCCTGATTGTCCAGACCGATACCGGGGAGGTTCTGGCGGTTTTGCTGCAAGGTGGCCATGAGCTTAACGATATAAAACTCTGTCGGCTCCTCGGCTGCAACGAGGTGACCCTCGCCCCGGACGATGTGGTTGGCAGGGTGACCGGCGCCCCGCCGGGTTTTGCCGGGCCCGTTGGTCTGCAACTCAGGGTGCTCGCCGATTATGCGGTGCGGGGGATGGCCGATTTTGTCGCTGGAGCCAATGAGGCCGATGCCCATTTTGTCGGTGTCAATCTGGGCCGGGATTGCGCTGTTGAGCAGTTTGCCGATCTTCGTTCTGCCCGGTCCGGCGATATCTGTCCGCGTTGTGGCGGGGTTCTGGAAATCTGGCGGGGGATCGAGGTCGGCCATGTTTTCAAGCTCGGCAGCAAATATTCCGCTGCTCTTGGCGCGACGGTGCTCGATGACCAGGGGCAGGAGCGCGTGCTGTTCATGGGGTGCTACGGGATCGGTGTGGGACGTACGGTGGCTGCCGCCATCGAGCAGAATCACGATGAAAACGGCATTGTTTTTCCCATGCCCATTGCCCCGTTTCAGGTTCTGGTGACGGTGGTCAACCCGCGGGAAGCGGAGGTTCTCGATGCCGCGGAACGCATCTATGCCGACTTGCAGGCTCTGGGGGTGGAGGTTCTTCTGGATGATCGGGACGAGCGGCCCGGCAGCAAATTCAAGGATGCCGATTTGATCGGCATCCCCCTGCGGCTGACCGTGGGCGCGCGCGGCCTTAAGGAAAATGCCGTGGAATTGCAGGAAAGAGCGACCGGCGAGCGGCGCATGCTGGCCCTTGCGGAAGCGCCGGCAATGGTCAGGGATATGGTCGTGGCGGCCTGTAAAAAGAGCTGA
- a CDS encoding AAA family ATPase, translating to MQERITASHLLRLIAAGTPLIYLNTDNENRSEALISRTVERGFKSISGPQTWSCTCGFVNVEGTADPLAGLRWAIRQEYRGVFVFKDFHWFWQDNAFLQRTLADFANQRQTHPKTLIFIGPPARIPEALQRSVQTFEHPLPDRAEMRAHIESRGQRDPLLKQWIAGDKDLARIVSAAQGLDYTNIDQTIRLLRTARDPSLDDFTDALLQDKKQLLRKSGIMEVVDVSPASAQVGGMENLKQWLAKREKVFGCDDLAEGRNLPKGVLIMGISGCGKSLFVKAIAARWRLPLVRLDMATVYEGTYGSPESSLRQACRTAEALSPCVLWIDEIEAGISNQGFKADGGSASRVLGYFLTWMQEKQHPVFVAATANAIEMLPAEILRKGRFDEIFYVALPSVEERQDIFRIHLERRGLDTESFSLGMLAHSAKGFSGAEIEQTVASALFESMAADRPMQQQDVMEAIGRTVPLSITMAEQIKKIEAWAFKRAVSASKTV from the coding sequence ATGCAGGAACGCATCACCGCCAGTCATCTGCTTCGCCTGATAGCCGCAGGCACCCCCCTGATCTATCTGAATACGGACAATGAAAACCGTAGCGAGGCGTTGATCAGCCGCACCGTGGAGCGCGGCTTCAAAAGTATCTCCGGGCCCCAGACATGGTCCTGCACCTGCGGGTTTGTCAATGTCGAAGGCACTGCCGATCCCCTTGCAGGACTGCGCTGGGCCATCAGACAGGAGTACCGGGGGGTGTTCGTCTTCAAGGATTTCCACTGGTTCTGGCAGGACAATGCGTTTTTGCAAAGAACCCTGGCCGATTTTGCAAACCAGAGACAGACACATCCCAAGACCCTGATTTTCATCGGCCCGCCGGCCCGCATTCCGGAGGCGCTGCAAAGAAGTGTCCAGACATTCGAACATCCGTTGCCCGACCGCGCCGAAATGCGGGCCCATATCGAAAGCCGCGGCCAGCGAGACCCGTTGCTGAAGCAATGGATCGCCGGTGATAAGGACCTGGCCCGGATTGTCAGCGCCGCCCAGGGACTCGATTACACCAACATCGACCAGACCATCCGCTTGCTTCGCACCGCCAGAGACCCCTCGCTGGATGACTTCACCGACGCATTGCTGCAGGACAAAAAGCAATTGCTGCGCAAAAGCGGGATCATGGAGGTGGTGGACGTGTCCCCGGCATCGGCGCAGGTCGGTGGCATGGAAAACCTCAAGCAATGGCTCGCCAAGCGGGAAAAGGTTTTTGGTTGCGACGATCTGGCCGAGGGACGCAACCTGCCCAAGGGGGTTTTGATCATGGGGATCAGCGGCTGCGGCAAGAGTCTGTTCGTCAAAGCCATCGCCGCCCGCTGGAGACTGCCGCTGGTGCGTCTGGACATGGCCACGGTCTACGAAGGCACCTATGGTTCGCCGGAAAGCAGCCTGCGCCAGGCCTGCCGAACGGCCGAGGCCCTTTCCCCGTGCGTGCTGTGGATCGATGAAATCGAGGCCGGCATTTCCAACCAGGGCTTCAAGGCAGACGGTGGCTCCGCCTCGCGGGTTCTAGGCTACTTTTTGACCTGGATGCAGGAAAAGCAGCATCCGGTATTCGTTGCCGCAACCGCCAACGCCATCGAAATGCTACCGGCGGAAATTCTGCGCAAGGGGCGGTTTGACGAAATATTTTATGTGGCGCTGCCTTCCGTCGAAGAACGGCAGGATATTTTCCGCATCCACCTGGAAAGACGCGGCCTTGATACTGAAAGCTTCTCGCTGGGCATGCTGGCGCATTCCGCCAAGGGATTTTCCGGTGCCGAAATCGAGCAGACCGTGGCCAGCGCCCTGTTTGAATCGATGGCCGCGGACCGGCCCATGCAGCAGCAGGATGTGATGGAAGCCATCGGCCGCACCGTTCCGTTATCCATAACCATGGCCGAACAGATCAAAAAAATAGAGGCCTGGGCTTTTAAACGCGCCGTATCGGCCAGCAAAACCGTCTGA
- the rlmB gene encoding 23S rRNA (guanosine(2251)-2'-O)-methyltransferase RlmB, whose amino-acid sequence MDNLVYGVNPVLEALKGRQRKPLELIIVRTAASPRLAALKEAAAKRHVPVTAVTRPELDRMVDGARHQGVALRVEACGTVELEDLLAISQRTLSPVVFLVLDGIMDPHNFGAIARSAEAAGCQGLILPKDRSCPVTAVVEKAAAGALSHLPVCRVTNVARALDACKSAGYWVYGLAAEPGSQNLFCADLCGNVVLVVGSEGKGLRDNVRNHCDALLKIPMRGEVSSLNASVAAGIALFEVVRQQTI is encoded by the coding sequence GTGGATAATCTTGTTTATGGCGTCAATCCGGTGCTGGAGGCGCTCAAGGGGCGGCAGCGCAAGCCGCTCGAACTGATTATCGTGCGCACCGCCGCCTCGCCGCGGCTGGCGGCGTTAAAAGAAGCCGCCGCAAAGCGGCATGTACCGGTAACGGCCGTGACCCGGCCGGAGCTGGACCGGATGGTTGACGGAGCCCGTCACCAGGGGGTGGCGCTGCGGGTTGAAGCGTGCGGCACGGTGGAACTGGAAGATCTTCTCGCGATTTCGCAGAGGACGCTGTCGCCCGTCGTTTTTCTGGTGCTTGATGGTATCATGGATCCGCATAATTTTGGAGCGATTGCCCGATCCGCCGAAGCGGCCGGTTGCCAGGGGCTGATTTTGCCCAAGGATCGCAGCTGTCCTGTTACCGCCGTTGTGGAGAAGGCGGCAGCCGGCGCGCTGTCACATCTGCCGGTCTGTCGGGTGACCAATGTCGCCCGGGCGCTGGATGCTTGCAAGTCGGCCGGGTACTGGGTTTACGGTCTCGCCGCGGAACCGGGCTCCCAAAACCTTTTTTGTGCCGATCTTTGCGGCAATGTGGTGCTGGTGGTCGGAAGCGAAGGGAAGGGACTCAGGGACAATGTCCGGAATCATTGCGACGCACTGCTGAAGATACCGATGCGTGGGGAGGTTTCTTCTCTGAATGCTTCAGTTGCGGCAGGGATTGCGTTGTTTGAGGTTGTTCGCCAGCAAACCATCTGA
- the nusG gene encoding transcription termination/antitermination protein NusG translates to MSKKWYGVHTYSGFENKVKMTLEERIRQLGVEEQFGEVLIPSETVVEMKNGERKTSTRKFFPGYILVQMELNNETWHVVKNTPKVTGFVGGGSAPPPIPDAEVAKITARMEEDVERPKPKVAFEVGETVRVVDGPFLNFTGVVEDVKPDKGKLKVMVSIFGRVTPVELEFIQVEKTS, encoded by the coding sequence ATGTCTAAAAAGTGGTACGGGGTACATACATATTCCGGGTTCGAAAACAAGGTCAAGATGACTTTGGAAGAGCGTATACGTCAGCTTGGTGTCGAGGAACAGTTCGGTGAGGTGCTTATCCCATCCGAGACGGTCGTCGAGATGAAGAATGGCGAGAGGAAGACTTCCACGCGGAAGTTCTTTCCGGGGTATATCCTCGTGCAGATGGAGCTTAACAACGAAACCTGGCACGTGGTCAAAAATACCCCCAAGGTGACAGGGTTTGTCGGTGGAGGGTCGGCGCCGCCGCCGATTCCTGACGCTGAGGTGGCAAAAATCACTGCCCGCATGGAGGAGGATGTCGAGCGACCCAAGCCCAAGGTGGCATTCGAGGTCGGTGAGACGGTGCGGGTTGTTGACGGGCCATTTCTGAATTTCACCGGCGTAGTTGAGGATGTGAAGCCCGATAAGGGAAAGCTGAAGGTCATGGTCAGCATTTTCGGCCGGGTTACTCCTGTCGAGCTCGAGTTTATCCAGGTTGAAAAAACCAGCTGA
- the rplJ gene encoding 50S ribosomal protein L10 encodes MKKEDKSQVVSEMAEKLANCQAAFLADYRGLTVEQVNQLRGELRKVGVEYRVVKNTLLRLAAKGTNAECLDEYLQGPNAIALAENDPVGPAKVLTEFAKANKAFELRAAQLNGKLLRLDEVQALAELPSKEVLLGKMLGSLNAPVTNFVGVLAAVPRSFVQVLAAIQQQKEA; translated from the coding sequence GTGAAAAAGGAAGACAAATCACAAGTTGTATCTGAAATGGCTGAAAAACTGGCCAATTGTCAGGCAGCGTTTCTTGCGGATTATCGTGGTCTTACGGTTGAGCAGGTAAACCAGCTGCGTGGCGAGCTTCGCAAGGTAGGCGTCGAGTATCGGGTTGTCAAAAATACGCTTCTGCGTCTGGCAGCCAAGGGCACCAATGCTGAATGCCTGGATGAATATCTTCAGGGCCCCAATGCCATCGCCCTTGCCGAAAACGATCCTGTCGGGCCGGCAAAGGTTTTGACGGAATTTGCCAAGGCCAACAAGGCATTTGAACTGCGCGCCGCCCAGCTCAATGGTAAATTGCTGCGCCTTGATGAGGTGCAGGCCCTTGCTGAATTGCCCAGCAAGGAGGTTCTGCTTGGCAAGATGCTCGGATCGCTCAATGCGCCGGTTACCAATTTTGTCGGCGTTTTGGCCGCGGTGCCGCGTAGTTTCGTTCAGGTTCTTGCCGCTATCCAGCAGCAAAAAGAGGCCTGA
- the rplK gene encoding 50S ribosomal protein L11, with protein sequence MAKKVVGLIKLQIPAGKANPSPPVGPALGQHGVNIMEFCKAFNAKTQAQDGMITPVVITVYADRSFSFITKTPPAAVLLMKAAKIPKGSAVPNKDKVGKVTKAQVREIAELKMPDLNAFDIEAAVKTVEGTARSMGLEIV encoded by the coding sequence ATGGCCAAAAAGGTTGTTGGATTGATAAAACTGCAGATTCCTGCCGGCAAGGCCAACCCTTCGCCGCCGGTCGGACCCGCACTGGGTCAGCACGGGGTGAATATCATGGAATTCTGCAAGGCGTTTAATGCCAAGACGCAGGCACAGGACGGGATGATCACGCCGGTTGTCATTACCGTTTATGCCGACAGGTCTTTCAGCTTCATTACCAAAACCCCGCCTGCCGCGGTTTTGCTGATGAAAGCCGCCAAGATCCCCAAGGGCTCCGCTGTGCCCAACAAGGACAAGGTTGGAAAGGTCACCAAGGCGCAGGTGCGCGAAATCGCAGAATTGAAAATGCCCGATCTCAATGCGTTTGATATTGAAGCTGCGGTGAAAACCGTCGAAGGCACGGCCCGTAGCATGGGGCTCGAAATCGTATAA
- the rplL gene encoding 50S ribosomal protein L7/L12 encodes MADITKEQVVSFIESMSVLELAELVKELEEKFGVSAAAPVAVAAAPAAGAAAPAAEEKDEFDVVLTAAGDKKINVIKVVRAATGLGLKEAKDMVDGAPQTVKEAMPKAEAEELKKQLEEAGATVQLK; translated from the coding sequence ATGGCTGATATCACCAAAGAACAAGTCGTTTCCTTTATCGAAAGCATGAGCGTTCTGGAGTTGGCCGAACTGGTCAAGGAACTTGAAGAGAAGTTTGGCGTTTCCGCCGCCGCTCCGGTGGCCGTTGCCGCTGCTCCCGCTGCCGGTGCCGCTGCTCCCGCTGCCGAGGAAAAAGATGAGTTTGATGTTGTTCTGACCGCCGCCGGCGACAAGAAAATCAACGTCATCAAGGTTGTTCGGGCCGCTACCGGTCTCGGTCTCAAGGAAGCTAAGGATATGGTTGACGGCGCACCGCAGACGGTCAAGGAAGCCATGCCCAAAGCTGAAGCCGAAGAACTCAAAAAACAGCTCGAAGAAGCTGGCGCCACTGTACAACTCAAGTAG
- the rpmG gene encoding 50S ribosomal protein L33, translating into MRDIITLACTECKQRNYTTTKNKKIKPERLEFSKYCRFCRKHTPHRETK; encoded by the coding sequence ATGCGTGACATAATTACCCTTGCATGCACTGAGTGTAAGCAGCGGAACTATACGACGACCAAAAACAAGAAAATCAAGCCCGAGCGGCTTGAGTTCAGTAAATACTGTCGCTTTTGTCGTAAACATACTCCCCATCGCGAAACCAAATAG
- the secE gene encoding preprotein translocase subunit SecE: protein MVNKAGEFLGNVKVELKKVTWPSKRDAYGSTLAVIVLVLGVAVYLWGVDRLLSSAIGVLLRG, encoded by the coding sequence GTGGTCAACAAGGCGGGAGAATTCCTTGGCAATGTCAAGGTCGAGTTAAAGAAAGTGACTTGGCCTTCCAAGCGAGACGCCTACGGATCCACGCTGGCGGTCATTGTGCTGGTTCTTGGCGTTGCTGTGTATTTGTGGGGCGTTGACAGGCTGCTTTCATCCGCGATCGGCGTTCTTCTCAGGGGATAG
- the rplA gene encoding 50S ribosomal protein L1, giving the protein MSIGKLHKQAKEKVDRSQVYPIGEALALVREAAHAKFDETVEITVRLGVDPRKADQMVRGAVVLPNGLGKNVRVLVFAKGEKAIEAKEAGADFVGGDDLVAKIQEGWFDFDTAIATPDMMGTVGKIGRLLGPRGLMPNPKVGTVTFEVGKATSEAKSGKIEYRVEKAGIIHAPVGKVSFDVDKLQENVVALVDALVKAKPSTAKGTYLRKMSLCSTMGPGVPVDLPTVQALVK; this is encoded by the coding sequence ATGTCCATAGGAAAGCTGCACAAGCAAGCCAAGGAAAAGGTCGACCGTTCGCAGGTGTACCCCATCGGCGAGGCGCTGGCCTTGGTGAGGGAGGCTGCACACGCCAAATTCGACGAGACCGTCGAAATTACTGTTCGTCTCGGGGTTGATCCTCGCAAGGCTGATCAGATGGTGCGTGGTGCCGTGGTGTTGCCTAACGGCCTGGGGAAAAATGTCAGGGTTCTTGTTTTCGCCAAGGGTGAAAAGGCTATCGAGGCAAAAGAGGCCGGGGCCGATTTCGTCGGCGGTGATGACCTGGTCGCGAAAATCCAGGAAGGCTGGTTTGATTTCGATACCGCCATTGCCACTCCCGATATGATGGGTACGGTTGGTAAGATCGGTCGCCTCCTCGGACCTCGTGGGCTTATGCCCAACCCCAAGGTTGGTACAGTCACCTTTGAGGTTGGCAAGGCCACTAGCGAGGCCAAGTCCGGCAAGATCGAGTATCGCGTTGAAAAGGCCGGTATTATCCACGCGCCCGTCGGCAAGGTATCCTTTGATGTCGACAAGCTGCAGGAAAATGTCGTGGCGCTCGTTGATGCCCTGGTCAAAGCCAAGCCATCTACCGCCAAGGGTACCTATCTTCGCAAAATGAGCCTCTGCAGCACCATGGGTCCTGGCGTTCCCGTCGATCTGCCCACGGTACAGGCGCTGGTAAAGTAA